The nucleotide window AAACGTTATTCGCTTTGGAGCAATACCGGGCATTTTTTTATTAATGTCATTTTTTTTATATCATGCTTCTTATCCATCATTACCTCATACCATATTATCATTAGGCTCTTTCAAAGTTTTATTATCCGCACTTGTTATCTTTGTTATCTTTAAGTTAATTGACAGTGTTGTGTCTCTTGGTTTCACAAAAATAACGTTATTGCTTCATGACAATAAGCCAACGCATTATTCTGATCTTTTTTCATGCGCGCATCTCGCTCTTAAACATTTCACCGCATCCGCATTATACGTACTTATTGTTGTGTGCGGGCTTATGTTGTTTATTGTTCCGGGCATATTATTCATGGTTATGTTCGGTTTTTTTTCTTACGCTATTGTTGATAAAGAACTGGGGCCGATAGATGCCCTCAAAGAAAGCTACCGCATCACCAATAATTCAAAATCATTACTCGTTAGTTTATTCATTATTCTTATTGCGCTGAATGCACTTGGCGGGGCGTGTTGTGGTCTTGGTTTGCTTATTACGTACCCCATGACAGCACTTGCATGTGCATATGTCTATCGTGCACTCCAAGCGCAGCAATAAACAGATTATTTTTTATTGTTCTCTTCTAAGATTTGCTGCAAACAGGCTTCATTAAAAATAACATCTCTTATCGCTTTTGGATTGATAAGAACTTTTGGTTTATGTGTATAAACATTGTTTGTTGGGTCATGTGATATATCTGGACTTTGTTTTGCAAGACAGGCTTTGTGTAAGTCGTATATACCATCGATTTTTTCTAAGGTGATATCGCCACTAAAAACATTAAAAATATTATTAATAATAACATGTTTGTGAGATATATTTTTTAAAGCATACTTGGTGGTTACAAGAGCTAAATTTTCCCACAAGCTGTGCTTTTCATCAAAATGTTCAGACGCAATATCTTCCTCCAAAATATCTGATAAGTGTCTTTTATCAGAAAGAATTTTTTGCAAAGTAGCATTGTTAATAATAACTCGTATATAGGGATTGTTATGAGAATTGCCTTTGGGCGTTTTTGAAAAAAGTTCAGGCATCCATGATGGGATAACTTTATCGCTTTTACGACTTTTTACTGCGGTCGCATGTTCCAGTTTAGTAATTCCTGCATGGTCCAGTGAATCGGGCAATTCATTGGGTGACATATGGCCTGCAAAGCAATTCACAAGCCCATTGATTGCGCCATATTTATTAGACATATTTTTAAGTGCCGCAAGCATGACAATTTTTTTCACGGTCTCAATTCGATCATCAGGTCTTGTGTCATCTTCCATGCATGCTATATACTGTGTATTCACAAAAAAACAGATCAATGCAATTATTTTTTTCATAAACAAACCCTCTCTGTTGTTAAAAATATTTATGAGGGGATCATAGTTTCATTTTTCTGTTTAGTCTATAGTTTTCTCTTGAATGTTTTTTCAATATCATGCACCGAAATAAGCCACGTTGTGGGCCTTCCGTGAGGGCATGTCATACGATTATGTGCGGTAGAAAGCTGATCGATAATCTGCTGCATTTCTTGTTCAGAAAGAATATCGCCCGCTTTAACAGCCGCCTTGCATGCCATTTGCGCATGTAGCTTTTCATGCAGTTGTTTAATAATTTCTTTTTTTTCTAATCCTGCATATTCAGTAACCCAAACAATTGATTTGCGAATTAAATCATCGATAGATTGATGTTGCGCATGTATGGGTGTTGTCTTTACTAGTATTTTAATATAATTATTTTTTTGATCTTGCTGTACTTCTAATGCTATGCCCCGCTCTTTAAAATAATCACCATAGGGTGCAATCACAGCATATTCTTCTTCCGTGAGCATAATAGTTTCTGGGAATAATACTGCGACCGCAGGTACTTCTTCAAATGATGTTGCGTATTTTTCATACAAGATACGCTCATGCGCTGCATGCTGGTCAATCAGCACCAGCCCATCTGCATGCTCCGCTAGAATATATGTTTTTTTATACTGGTCTATCAAAAAATAATCTTGATGTTTAAGCGTGCGCATCTGGTTCGATACACCGCTTTCAGCGGCACTCACCATGAGCGCACCGGACTTTTTGCCTTCCCCTCGCTCATCCTGCTTGCTTACCTCTCGCTCATCCCGAGTAGACTGAAAGGCATATCGAGGGACAGACATCATGGGCGCACTGGACATTTCGCCTACCCCCCGCTCATCCCGAGTGAATTTCGAAGAAATTAGTATCGAGGGATCGTAGTGAGAAACACCAGCAGACTTAGTAATATAACGGGACATATTACTTTCAAGCCGTTCTTTAACCATCTTTTCAATACCCAGCTCAATAATACGTGGATGCAAAAAACACACTTCTTCTTTGCGTGGGTGAATATTAATATCGACATGCTCTGTGTCGCATTCTATAAAAATGACGCCGGCAGGATATCGGCCATGAGGTAGAATAGAACTATATTGTTTGGTAATTGCCTGAATAAGTTTATAATTTTTGACCCAGCGTTTATTAACAAAAATAAAAAGTGAGTTGCGATCATAACGAGAAAAATAATTGTGTGATACTGCGCCAGTAAGTTTAATATTTTTAGCAGTATCTACGTGAGAACAGGTCAGCATTGCTTCTGCAAAAGTTCGATCAAATAATTGTGCAAGTCTATCGGGAAGTGTTGTAACTGCAGGGGCTTGAATGGCACAGGTGTCATCGTGCATTAGTGTAAAAGAACAGGTGTAATGCGCTAGGCTCAAAGCTTGCACAAGCTGAACAATTGCTCGCCATTCTGTTTCACGAGATTTTAAAAATTTTTGACGAGCAGGAACAGAATAAAATAAATTTTCTATGCGTATATCGGTGCCGGTATTACATGCGCTTTGGGTAGTATTAACAACCGACTTATCCATAACAATGACGCGTGTACCTTCTTGATTAGATGCTTCTTTGGTAACGAGCGTAAAAAGAGAAACTGACGATATGCTCGACAGTGCCTCACCTCTAAACCCAAACGATCGCACGTTTTTTAAATCATCGACTGTTTTTATTTTACTCGTTGCATGCGGCAATACGCACATGAGGGCATCTTGTGGCGACATGCCACAACCATTATCAATGACGCGAATTAATTTTTTACCACCATCTTCTATATAAATAGTTATTTCGGTCGCACCTGCATCAAGAGAGTTTTCTATCAGCTCTTTGACAATATTGGCAGGGCGCTCTACAACCTCGCCGGCAGCAATTTTTTGCGCCTCTAAAAGTGGTAACTGATAAATTTTTCCCATACATAAACCAATATAATTTTATAGGTAACTATCTATGCAAGTATACTCAAAAAATGGGCGTAACGACAATCTTAAACGTATATTTTTGTGTATTTCTGGAGTTGTTTTTAATCGTAATCAATTCATGATTTTTATAGTCGGTTGCGCTTAAATTTTTCATATACTGTGCTAATACGCCAGGAGAGTCTGTTGTGCCCGATATAGCAATATGCTTATCTTGAATATATTCATACGATGTCCATTTTAATCGTGCCGGCATGAGTGGTATTAAGTTTATAAGATGGTTATAAAGTTGGGCGCTTTTGAGTGATAATTGTGATAAAGCCGTAGCGCATTCAGTATATATATTACGGCGCGTGACAAGCTGCTGTAATTTTTGTTCTTCTTTTTGTACATCAGTAACCGTAAGCTGTAGTGTTGCGCAGGCCCTTTTAAGCCGTATAATCTGTATATATTGTGCACATGTTATTGCTGCCAATAGCAATAACATTATAATGCAGCAGGCAATCGAAATGTCCCACCATAGTTTAATACTTTTTTGAGATGTTTCTGATATTGTTGGGCATAAATTAAAAAAATTTTTCATAGCGATGTAACCCTTGAATAATAGTTTGTGGTGTTGCATGTGCGCAACAGTGATGAAACTCTTCAAGTGTTTTTATACTATGTTCGTTGTGAGAAAGTGAATAATAATGAGCAAGATGTGCTGTTGTTATGGCAACAAGCTGCAATTGCAGCATATGCGCCAAGAGTTGATATTGAAAAATAATACTCTTGTGCAGGCTTGCCGTATACCACGTGTCAGCGCTGAGTTGTATCGTATCATATGAGTAATTATCAAGCAGCTTTGGTTTATCTGAAGGCGTTTCGATGCTTTCGTGTACCTGATCGCCAGCAAAAACAAAAATAATACGTGCATGATGGGCGTTATGTTGAGCTAGAAATGCCGTTATATGCTTTTGCATGCGAGTTGCATTGAGAATAATAAGATTATGCACCATAAAATGATGATCCCATGTTTGAATAACCGAATGTTCATGTACAAGGCCCATACTGATGGCTTCTTTATTAACAATAACGCCCACTGTGTTACGTGATAATGGAGGTATAAAAGAAATCATAGTGTCCCAACAACAACACGATCTTTACCGTACCAATCTTTGATAATATCAGCTTGCGCAAAACCAGCTTCTAGCATCAATCTATGTGTTTCTTTGCCTTGCGTTGAGCCGATTTCTATCCATAATTGTGGCATGGGTAATCGTGTAGTAATAAAAGCCTGTGCGCCGGTAATAATTTTTTCGATTAATGCATAACCATGATCTTCGGCGACAAGAGCGCCTATATCTTCCCATTTGGTTATTTCTGGTTGCAGTGTTGCCCAATCATCCCTATCTATATAGGGCGGGTTTGCGACAATAAGATCATAATAATTATTTTTTGGCAGGCCATCATATATATCTGAGTATACGCATGTTACATTACGTATATTATTGCGTTGAGCATTAGCATGGGTAAGATCAAGCGCATCGCGATGTACATCAGTACAGGTCACGTGCGATTGTGGAAATGCATGTGCCAGCGATAATCCTATGCAGCCGCTGCCGGTGCACATGTCAAGAATGGTACGTGGTGTGACAGTCTTTTTATACGCTTCTTTAATAAGTACATCACACCATTCTTCTGTTTCTGGTCGGGGAATAAGCACGGGTGGCTGTACCGCGATAATAATATCCAAAAATGGTACGGTACCCAAGAGGTATTGTAATGGCATATGGTCGTGCGTTAATTTTTTGATCCAGAGATCAAGTGTATGCTGTTGGTCTTGCGAAAGTTCTATTGTATCACGAGCAATAAGCTGTATTTTATCTGTGTGTAATAATTTTTCTATTACTGCCCATGCGTTATTTGCTGCAAGATACGGATCTTGATATAAGGGGATAAGCTTTTTTGTTACGATGCGTACTAAAGCTGTTATTTTCATGTGTATATCTTTTTATGTTATTATTTGCGCCATAATTTCTAAGTCATTGTGCAGTAGTTTTAATGATTTTTCAACGGATAGTGGTAATGAGTCGCTGATACTTTGAGTTATTTTAAAAATAAAATCTTTAAAATAAGAACTTTTTTTATCTATTTTTGAAGTATTAATTTTTGTTAATAACTCCTGTAAAAGTTTTATTCGTTCGTTTGGCACGTTATTTTTAAGAATATTGGTATATTCGCCTTCTAGCTCATTTTTTAATGTATCTTGAGCCTGCTCCCATAGTTTGCGTATATACTTTTCGCCCGAATCACTGCCCATTGTGTGTGCATGATATGCGCATAAAGCCATGCACACACATAAAATTCTTTTTTTCATGCCAACACATGCACCAATATTGTTATATCATTGTTGAGTTCTTGTAATGTTTGATCAAAATCAGCAAGTTTATTGTGCACATCTAACAGTAAAGGGCTGTTTTTAAATACATTTTTAAAGTTATCGGTCATCTTGTCATATATTTTTTGATATTCATCTTTTTTATTAACATCGGTAAAAAAATATG belongs to Candidatus Babeliaceae bacterium and includes:
- the mutL gene encoding DNA mismatch repair endonuclease MutL codes for the protein MGKIYQLPLLEAQKIAAGEVVERPANIVKELIENSLDAGATEITIYIEDGGKKLIRVIDNGCGMSPQDALMCVLPHATSKIKTVDDLKNVRSFGFRGEALSSISSVSLFTLVTKEASNQEGTRVIVMDKSVVNTTQSACNTGTDIRIENLFYSVPARQKFLKSRETEWRAIVQLVQALSLAHYTCSFTLMHDDTCAIQAPAVTTLPDRLAQLFDRTFAEAMLTCSHVDTAKNIKLTGAVSHNYFSRYDRNSLFIFVNKRWVKNYKLIQAITKQYSSILPHGRYPAGVIFIECDTEHVDINIHPRKEEVCFLHPRIIELGIEKMVKERLESNMSRYITKSAGVSHYDPSILISSKFTRDERGVGEMSSAPMMSVPRYAFQSTRDEREVSKQDERGEGKKSGALMVSAAESGVSNQMRTLKHQDYFLIDQYKKTYILAEHADGLVLIDQHAAHERILYEKYATSFEEVPAVAVLFPETIMLTEEEYAVIAPYGDYFKERGIALEVQQDQKNNYIKILVKTTPIHAQHQSIDDLIRKSIVWVTEYAGLEKKEIIKQLHEKLHAQMACKAAVKAGDILSEQEMQQIIDQLSTAHNRMTCPHGRPTTWLISVHDIEKTFKRKL
- a CDS encoding PilN domain-containing protein translates to MKNFFNLCPTISETSQKSIKLWWDISIACCIIMLLLLAAITCAQYIQIIRLKRACATLQLTVTDVQKEEQKLQQLVTRRNIYTECATALSQLSLKSAQLYNHLINLIPLMPARLKWTSYEYIQDKHIAISGTTDSPGVLAQYMKNLSATDYKNHELITIKNNSRNTQKYTFKIVVTPIF
- the prmC gene encoding peptide chain release factor N(5)-glutamine methyltransferase, which codes for MKITALVRIVTKKLIPLYQDPYLAANNAWAVIEKLLHTDKIQLIARDTIELSQDQQHTLDLWIKKLTHDHMPLQYLLGTVPFLDIIIAVQPPVLIPRPETEEWCDVLIKEAYKKTVTPRTILDMCTGSGCIGLSLAHAFPQSHVTCTDVHRDALDLTHANAQRNNIRNVTCVYSDIYDGLPKNNYYDLIVANPPYIDRDDWATLQPEITKWEDIGALVAEDHGYALIEKIITGAQAFITTRLPMPQLWIEIGSTQGKETHRLMLEAGFAQADIIKDWYGKDRVVVGTL